In Lathyrus oleraceus cultivar Zhongwan6 chromosome 2, CAAS_Psat_ZW6_1.0, whole genome shotgun sequence, the DNA window TCAACTATacaaacaaaaattgaaaaatgtAATTAGAAAAATTTGGTGTTTACTCGTAGATTTGAAACTTATTCAGATTGTATCATCCAGAAATGAAGAAAGCAATCCCTCTCATTTTCTCTCAATGTCTCACACACCTTCTCATCACGTTTGCATTACTATCACAAACTGTAATGGCAGAATCAAGAGCCAAGACAGTTCTGGTAACATGTGGTTCTCAACTAGAGCACAACACAACCATCTTCGTTCCGAATTTTGTCGCAACTATGGAGAAGATCAGCGAGCAGATGCGTAGTACCGGCTTCGGCAAAGCAGTTACAGGGACAGGACTTGATACTAACTATGGCCTAGCACAATGCTATGGAGATCTTTCATTACTTGACTGTGTCTTGTGTTATGCCGAGGCACGCACAGTTCTTCCACAGTGCTTCCCTTATAACTCCGGTCGCATTTACCTCGACGGTTGTTTCATGAGGTCTGAGAATTATAGTTTCTTTAATGAATATAAAGGACCGGGAGATAGAGCTGTGTGTGGGAACACGACTAAGAAGAACTCGGATTTTCAAGCAGCGGCGAAGCAAGCAGTGTTAACAGCAGTTCAAGATGCAGTGAAAAATAAAGGCTATGCCAGAGGAAGAGTTGTTGTATCAGAAGCAGCAAATGAATCTGCTTATGTTCTAGCTGATTGTTGGAGGAATTTAAACTCTCAGTCTTGCAAAGCATGTCTTGAGCACGCATCGTCATCGATATTGGGATGCCTTCCTTCGTCAGAAGGACGGGCACTCAATACCGGATGCTTCATGAGGTACTCCGACATTGATTTTCTTAACAAGGAAGTGGAAAATACGAGTTCACGAGGTGAATAAATCATAGTTCTTAACATTTTTTAGTGGACTACAAAAAAAAATGCTATGATGCAGCATGTCTTGAGCACGCATCGTCATCGATCTTGACTTGTGCAGGTAATGTTCTAGTAATAGTCGTTGCAGTAGTCAGTTCCGTGATCGTTGCGGTGGTTGGAGTGATTATAGGAGCTTATATCTGGAAACAAAGATACATTCAAAGGAAAAGAAGAGGTATATAACGTAATAGCTTATCGCTATTTGTTCATGATTACATTAAGAATGATTACTGATTTGAATGGTCATTCTGGTTTACAGGATCAAATGATGCAGAAAAGTTAGCAAAGACTCTTCAGGAAAAAAGCTTGAATTTCAAGTACTCTACATTGGAAAAAGCTACTGAATCTTTTAATGACAATAACAAGTTAGGGCATGGAGGATTTGGAATGGTTTATAAAGTATTTCTCTTATCTGAAGGCATATATACAAAATGAGTAGAGATTAATTCATGTCAAGCTGTTCTTAATAATTTTGTTATTGCAGGGAGTTCTACCAGATGGAAGAGAGATTGCTATCAAGAGGTTATATTTCAACAACAGACACAGGGCAGCAGATTTCTACAATGAAGTCAACATAATTAGCGGTGTCGAACACAAGAATCTAGTTAGACTATTAGGATGCAGTTGTTCAGGACCTGAAAGCCTGCTTGTATACGAATATATGCCCAACAAAAGTCTCGATCGCTtcatttttggtatttttcagAAACTGTGTTTGTTTAAGCTATTGCATATAACACCTCGCTTTGACCATTAAGTGATTATCAATTTAACGTTTGTCATGCATGACAGATAAAAACAAGGGCAGAGAACTAACATGGGGAAAgagaaatgaaataattattgGGACAGCTGAAGGATTAGTTTACCTGCATGAGAACTCCAAAATCAGGATAATTCATAGAGATATAAAAGCCAGCAACATCCTATTGGACTCAAAGCTTCGAGCTAAAATTGCAGATTTTGGTTTGGCCAGGTCCTTTCAAGAAGACAAGAGCCACATAAGTACAGCTATTGCAGGAACCTTGTACGTATTGTGTTTTTTTCGTAAATACTAAAAGTTTTGAAAAAAAGCAAATTACTATTGCAAAAAAAGAGAAGTGTATTATATATGAAATAGTTATGTACTAGTTTATACCTGGACCTGCAGGGGGTATATGGCTCCAGAGTATCTAGCTCATGGTCAATTAACAGAAAAAGTGGACGTATACAGTTTTGGAGTGTTACTGCTAGAGATAGTTACTGGAAGACAGAACAACAGGAGCAAAGCATTAGAATATTCAGACAGCTTAGTTATAGTGGTCAGTTGCAGATTCCTTTGCTGTTTTGTTCTGACTGTTGTTCAATTACGGAACTTTCTGTATCTTTTATCTGACACTCGTTCTTGCAACATCAGGCATGGAAGCATTTTCAGTCAGGGGCTTCTGAAGAACTATTTGATCCAAATATAGAGTTGCACGATGATCACAATAGTAGTGATGTTAAGAATGAGCTTTTAAGAGTGGTTCACATAGGACTTCTATGCACTCAAGAGGTCCCTTCATTACGACCAACTATGTCAAAGGCATTACAGATGCTAACGAAGAATGAGGAGCCTCTCATTGCTCCCTCGAATCCACCCTTCCTAGATGAGAGTACTATGGAACTCCATGACACAAGTGGTGACCCATTTTACCTCCCCAATGCAGCTGATTCAATTGCTACTATGTCGCATAGCTCTTTCTATCCCAGATGACCATGAGTGCAGAGAAAACCACTGCACACAGCAAGTCTATCATGCCGCAAGTAAATTGGCTTAGCTAGTAGGAACTACGACACTGAAGGTTGCTAACATTGCATCGGATCAGTTACTTGTTAAAGCAAACTTTCTAATACAATTGTGGGAAGAAAATAATATAAACTGTATAGTTCCATGATTCACATATACTATATAATTTAGGTTAATCTGATATGTAGAAGCTTATAGTTACTAGTTTGGAATTTTGAACAATCATGACAGCACCGTTATTTAAGAAAAAGTAAGATGAAAACATGATTGGAGAGCATTTCCTTCAAACTTTGTAAATATAATTAATTAACAGTAGAATGTTAGGAGATAAAAGAGCTCTGGTTTGTTATTTAATGCATTGGTACAAAAAGATGATCCCTAAATCTCATCTAATGTTTAGCTACCAAGCACCCCATGAGTCCTCCACCGATCTCATAATGTCGGGCAGTCGAAAATCCTACTTCTAAAGCAAGTTTCTCCAATTCCTTCCCTGCATCAAAAGAAGATTATTAAATTATGTGATCAACATGACAAAGTTCTAAGATCAATAAACATGACAGCttatttttcccttttctttGCCAGTCATTTTCCTCTTACTAAACACGAATATGAACCATACGAGTTTCACTTGCTCATCCTTCAATGCAGAATAAAACGAATTGAAATAGAGACTTATCACCATTGGTAAAGACCGAAGCAGTTTTAGCAAAGTTTGTAGTAAAATTCCTCACTCTTATAAAGTAATAACAGTGAAATTAAATTATTAACAAAGTGTTGGTTTTTGTATCGTGTGAGTGCATTTACATTTGCACAGGGCTTTTCCATATTCCATGAGAGCTACTTCTTTGGCGAGAGATACTCTCCTCTCAAGCTCTCTAAATCACATAAGAGTACCGATAGCTCAGAAGAACTTTTCGGTACTCAACTTTCTAGCTAAGTAGCTATAGCCTATAGGGCCATTTACAAAGTAGGTTTCAaattgttgattctaagtgttggcagcaattttggtaaaacaaagagtgttcacaagatgtcatgtgtgatgtcttaacataagatatcctatgtacctgctggaattcaagaacatgtgcatgcaggattgtttcagaatgccacatacaatgacaaggcttctgatattggatgtacctgctggagcttaaatgaaagacatgttcatgcaggattgcttcagatgacatacacaatgtcatggcatctgatatggctgtacctgctggaagttataaaaggaattatttgattatgcaggatttttccaggatgtcagacccaatgtcatgacatcctgtacacaaaacattcagtatgaatgtctggtgttttgtgattgcacaattaatggcaatctttggatgattgaagatatggctagctggcgcattcaatcatggattacaaccagatttacttatttttcaaggagatctatacagctgttataaaaagatttgattggaaaatagatttagggttttcaagatgtccaagcccagctgaaagcttctataaaaagggacttagaaaacctgtttgaacacacaaccaagactgagcgaaatatagagagagagctagggtttgtgtctgtttagtcgtaagacttgtaggtcattcaagtcatccattgatgattgaattggactgatttgtgattgtaatttgtcactctaaaattgttaagcaagagtgtgtgtctacttgatcaaagctgtgaagcaagatcaagtgtgtgtcttcttgatcaaagctttgaagcaagatcaagagtgtgtcttcttgattgaaactgtgaagtaaaatcaagaatgtgtaattgaaaagtattttcttttcacaagggattgttgtttaaaatcactggtgtgtgattgtaagggaagtgagtgggttctcattatctaagagtgcttaggtagaagttgcacgggtagagattaggtgagaaagactgtaacttgttgaagtgtacggagagtctttgaactaattctattttagtgaatttccttcctggcttggtagcccccagacgtaggtgagttgcaccgaactgggttaacaattgcttgtgttatttgctttaccattctgtttatcttatccattgtgtgttagcagatatcagtgtcgtaacattaccttcgacatcttatatctgataccagaatttcacaaattaTCTAGTGCGGAGAAAACAGAGATAAGATAACACAACATAATAACCCTATTAAAAAACTTGTTAAAAATATACTAAAGCATGTTCAGTTAAAAGCTTAATCGGATAAATTCAATTGAAAACAAACCTGTTAAAAACTCTCTTATGGAACTCTTTAGATATTTGTAGTCTTCTGAAAGGCCATAAACAGAGGCTACAGGAACAACAACATTGTCAATCATCCATTCCTAGCAGAAGAAAAAATTCAGGGTTAGACCTTCCATTCTCACCGGCGGAAAAAAAAGACGAAAGTAGGTTAACTGAAATCTTCATTGTAATTATTTAAGATTCATTTACACATGTAGAGAGTAAACTTTCCTCTAA includes these proteins:
- the LOC127119278 gene encoding cysteine-rich receptor-like protein kinase 2 isoform X2, whose product is MEKISEQMRSTGFGKAVTGTGLDTNYGLAQCYGDLSLLDCVLCYAEARTVLPQCFPYNSGRIYLDGCFMRSENYSFFNEYKGPGDRAVCGNTTKKNSDFQAAAKQAVLTAVQDAVKNKGYARGRVVVSEAANESAYVLADCWRNLNSQSCKACLEHASSSILGCLPSSEGRALNTGCFMRYSDIDFLNKEVENTSSRGNVLVIVVAVVSSVIVAVVGVIIGAYIWKQRYIQRKRRGSNDAEKLAKTLQEKSLNFKYSTLEKATESFNDNNKLGHGGFGMVYKGVLPDGREIAIKRLYFNNRHRAADFYNEVNIISGVEHKNLVRLLGCSCSGPESLLVYEYMPNKSLDRFIFDKNKGRELTWGKRNEIIIGTAEGLVYLHENSKIRIIHRDIKASNILLDSKLRAKIADFGLARSFQEDKSHISTAIAGTLGYMAPEYLAHGQLTEKVDVYSFGVLLLEIVTGRQNNRSKALEYSDSLVIVAWKHFQSGASEELFDPNIELHDDHNSSDVKNELLRVVHIGLLCTQEVPSLRPTMSKALQMLTKNEEPLIAPSNPPFLDESTMELHDTSGDPFYLPNAADSIATMSHSSFYPR
- the LOC127119278 gene encoding cysteine-rich receptor-like protein kinase 2 isoform X1; this translates as MKKAIPLIFSQCLTHLLITFALLSQTVMAESRAKTVLVTCGSQLEHNTTIFVPNFVATMEKISEQMRSTGFGKAVTGTGLDTNYGLAQCYGDLSLLDCVLCYAEARTVLPQCFPYNSGRIYLDGCFMRSENYSFFNEYKGPGDRAVCGNTTKKNSDFQAAAKQAVLTAVQDAVKNKGYARGRVVVSEAANESAYVLADCWRNLNSQSCKACLEHASSSILGCLPSSEGRALNTGCFMRYSDIDFLNKEVENTSSRGNVLVIVVAVVSSVIVAVVGVIIGAYIWKQRYIQRKRRGSNDAEKLAKTLQEKSLNFKYSTLEKATESFNDNNKLGHGGFGMVYKGVLPDGREIAIKRLYFNNRHRAADFYNEVNIISGVEHKNLVRLLGCSCSGPESLLVYEYMPNKSLDRFIFDKNKGRELTWGKRNEIIIGTAEGLVYLHENSKIRIIHRDIKASNILLDSKLRAKIADFGLARSFQEDKSHISTAIAGTLGYMAPEYLAHGQLTEKVDVYSFGVLLLEIVTGRQNNRSKALEYSDSLVIVAWKHFQSGASEELFDPNIELHDDHNSSDVKNELLRVVHIGLLCTQEVPSLRPTMSKALQMLTKNEEPLIAPSNPPFLDESTMELHDTSGDPFYLPNAADSIATMSHSSFYPR